The Streptomyces sp. NBC_00691 genome has a segment encoding these proteins:
- a CDS encoding ricin-type beta-trefoil lectin domain protein yields the protein MPSARSARRPLFTAVTALALALATTALAPTGLARHTGPAASDTLRTAALQPAAEAAAVTFSDTFDGAAGLPVDGSRWQIETGDNVSNHERQYYTAGNRNAALDGQGHLVITARKENPGNYQCWYGRCEYTSARLNTAGKFTAQYGHVEARMKVPRGQGMWPAFWMLGNDLGQVGWPASGEIDIMENVGFEPSTVHGTLHGPGYSGSGGIGAGYTLPGGQAFADAFHTFAVDWSPGKITWSVDGTVYQTRTPADLGGRAWVFDKPFFLILNLAVGGYWPGDPDGSTAFPQQLVVDHVRVTTADTPATGGPITGIAGKCVDVAAANSANGTPVQLYDCNGTGAQRWTVGTDGTIRALGKCLDVTSAGTADGTPVQLWDCNGSGAQQWTANAARDIVNLGSGKCLDATGNSSANGTRLQIWSCGGGANQKWTVTR from the coding sequence ATGCCCTCCGCCCGCTCAGCACGGCGGCCGCTGTTCACCGCCGTGACAGCGCTCGCCCTGGCCCTGGCCACCACGGCGCTCGCCCCCACCGGACTCGCCCGGCACACGGGCCCCGCCGCATCGGACACCCTCCGGACCGCCGCCCTCCAGCCGGCCGCCGAGGCCGCCGCCGTGACCTTCTCGGACACCTTCGACGGCGCCGCGGGACTCCCCGTGGACGGCTCGCGGTGGCAGATCGAGACCGGCGACAACGTCAGCAACCACGAGCGGCAGTACTACACGGCCGGCAACCGCAACGCCGCCCTCGACGGCCAGGGCCACCTCGTGATCACCGCCCGCAAGGAGAACCCCGGCAACTACCAGTGCTGGTACGGCCGGTGCGAGTACACCTCGGCACGGCTCAACACCGCCGGGAAGTTCACCGCGCAGTACGGCCACGTCGAGGCCCGGATGAAGGTGCCGCGCGGCCAGGGCATGTGGCCCGCGTTCTGGATGCTCGGCAACGACCTCGGACAGGTCGGCTGGCCCGCCTCCGGCGAGATCGACATCATGGAGAACGTCGGTTTCGAGCCGTCCACCGTGCACGGCACCCTGCACGGTCCCGGCTACTCCGGCTCCGGCGGCATCGGCGCCGGCTACACCCTGCCCGGCGGCCAGGCCTTCGCCGACGCCTTCCACACCTTCGCCGTCGACTGGTCGCCCGGGAAGATCACCTGGTCCGTGGACGGGACCGTCTACCAGACCCGTACACCCGCCGACCTCGGCGGCCGCGCCTGGGTCTTCGACAAGCCGTTCTTCCTCATCCTGAACCTCGCGGTCGGCGGCTACTGGCCCGGCGACCCCGATGGCTCGACCGCCTTCCCGCAGCAGCTCGTCGTCGACCACGTCCGCGTCACCACCGCCGACACCCCGGCCACCGGGGGACCGATCACCGGCATCGCCGGCAAGTGCGTCGACGTGGCAGCCGCGAACAGCGCCAACGGCACCCCCGTGCAGCTCTACGACTGCAACGGAACGGGCGCCCAGCGGTGGACCGTGGGGACCGACGGCACGATCCGGGCCCTCGGCAAGTGCCTCGACGTCACCTCCGCCGGTACGGCCGACGGCACTCCCGTCCAGCTGTGGGACTGCAACGGCAGCGGCGCCCAGCAGTGGACCGCCAACGCCGCCCGGGACATCGTGAACCTGGGATCCGGCAAGTGCCTGGACGCCACCGGCAACAGCTCCGCCAACGGCACCAGGCTGCAGATCTGGTCCTGCGGCGGCGGCGCGAACCAGAAGTGGACGGTGACGCGCTGA
- a CDS encoding GlxA family transcriptional regulator gives MPPTPRLHRVAVLVLEGAKPLDVGIPAQVFTTRASMPYEVRVCGAEPGLVAGGDGLSYAVAHGLDTLAWADIVFVPGYRFPDREDPPRGVVDALIEAHDRGARLAAISTGAFALAATGLLDGKRATTHWHYTQALAAKRPLVHVDENVLFVDEGSVLTSAGAASGIDLCLHILRGDLGVAAANHAARRLVAAPYRSGGQAQYVPRSLPEPLGERFAATREWALHRLGEPLTLDVLAHHAAVSARTFSRRFVEDTGYTPMQWVMRARVDLARELLERSERSVEQIAADVGLGTGANLRLHFQRILGTTPSEYRRTFTKGE, from the coding sequence GTGCCGCCCACTCCTCGCCTCCACCGCGTCGCCGTCCTCGTACTCGAAGGGGCGAAGCCGCTCGACGTCGGCATCCCCGCACAGGTCTTCACGACCCGCGCGAGCATGCCGTACGAGGTGCGGGTGTGCGGTGCGGAACCCGGTCTGGTCGCCGGGGGCGACGGCCTCTCCTACGCCGTCGCCCACGGCCTCGACACGCTCGCCTGGGCCGACATCGTGTTCGTCCCCGGCTACCGCTTCCCCGACCGCGAGGACCCGCCGCGCGGGGTGGTCGACGCGCTGATCGAGGCCCACGACCGGGGCGCCCGTCTCGCCGCCATCTCCACGGGCGCCTTCGCGCTCGCCGCGACCGGGCTGCTCGACGGCAAACGGGCCACCACCCACTGGCACTACACCCAGGCCCTCGCGGCGAAACGCCCCCTCGTCCACGTCGACGAGAACGTCCTCTTCGTCGACGAGGGGAGCGTCCTCACCTCCGCCGGCGCGGCCTCCGGCATCGACCTGTGCCTGCACATCCTGCGCGGCGACCTCGGCGTGGCCGCCGCGAACCACGCCGCCCGACGCCTGGTCGCCGCCCCCTACCGCAGCGGCGGCCAGGCGCAGTACGTGCCGCGCAGCCTGCCCGAGCCGCTCGGAGAACGGTTCGCCGCCACCCGAGAATGGGCCCTGCACCGGCTCGGCGAGCCGCTCACCCTCGACGTCCTCGCCCACCACGCGGCGGTCTCCGCCCGCACCTTCTCCCGGCGCTTCGTCGAGGACACCGGGTACACCCCCATGCAGTGGGTGATGCGCGCCCGCGTCGACCTCGCGCGGGAACTCCTGGAGCGCTCGGAGCGGAGCGTCGAACAGATCGCGGCCGACGTGGGCCTCGGCACCGGAGCCAATCTGCGCCTGCACTTCCAGCGCATCCTCGGCACCACGCCGAGCGAGTACCGGCGCACCTTCACCAAGGGCGAGTAG
- the gap gene encoding type I glyceraldehyde-3-phosphate dehydrogenase yields the protein MTRIAINGFGRIGRNVLRALLERDTDLEIVAVNDLTEPKALARLLAFDSTSGRLGRPVSVDGDTLVVDGRRIKVLAEREPAQLPWAELGVEIVLEATGRFTNAKAARAHIDAGAKRVLVSAPADGADVTLAYGVNTDAYDADLHTIVSNASCTTNALAPLAKVLDDLAGIEHGFMTTVHAYTQEQNLQDGPHRDPRRARAAGVNIVPTSTGAAKAIGHVLPNLDGKLSGDSIRVPVPVGSIVELNTTVARDVTREDVLEAYRTAAAGPLAGVLEYSEDALVSSDITGNPASSIFDSELTRVEGRHIKVVAWYDNEWGFSNRVIDTLQLLAR from the coding sequence ATGACTCGCATCGCCATCAACGGATTCGGCCGCATCGGACGCAACGTGCTCCGTGCCCTGCTCGAGCGCGACACCGACCTCGAGATCGTGGCCGTGAACGACCTGACGGAGCCGAAGGCCCTCGCGCGACTGCTCGCCTTCGACTCGACCTCGGGCCGCCTCGGCCGTCCCGTGAGCGTCGACGGCGACACCCTCGTCGTCGACGGCCGCCGCATCAAGGTCCTCGCCGAGCGCGAGCCGGCGCAGCTTCCCTGGGCCGAGCTCGGCGTCGAGATCGTCCTCGAGGCCACCGGCCGGTTCACCAACGCCAAGGCCGCCCGCGCCCACATCGACGCCGGTGCCAAGCGCGTCCTCGTCAGCGCCCCCGCCGACGGTGCCGACGTGACCCTCGCGTATGGCGTCAACACCGACGCGTACGACGCCGACCTGCACACCATCGTCTCGAACGCCTCGTGCACGACGAACGCGCTCGCGCCGCTCGCCAAGGTCCTCGACGACCTGGCCGGCATCGAGCACGGCTTCATGACGACGGTGCACGCCTACACGCAGGAGCAGAACCTGCAGGACGGCCCGCACCGCGACCCGCGTCGCGCCCGCGCCGCCGGCGTCAACATCGTTCCGACCTCGACGGGTGCCGCCAAGGCGATCGGCCACGTGCTGCCGAACCTGGACGGCAAGCTGTCGGGCGACTCGATCCGCGTTCCGGTTCCGGTCGGCTCGATCGTCGAGCTCAACACGACCGTCGCCCGCGACGTGACCCGTGAGGACGTCCTCGAGGCGTACCGCACCGCCGCCGCCGGTCCGCTCGCCGGTGTCCTGGAGTACTCGGAGGACGCCCTGGTCTCCTCCGACATCACGGGCAACCCGGCCTCGTCGATCTTCGACTCGGAGCTCACCCGCGTCGAGGGCCGCCACATCAAGGTCGTCGCCTGGTACGACAACGAGTGGGGCTTCTCGAACCGCGTGATCGACACGCTCCAGCTGCTGGCCCGCTGA
- a CDS encoding poly(ethylene terephthalate) hydrolase family protein: MPGRTSRVFGGLLLAAVMAVCTAPGTAGAAAEAGTAGSIPSVGTDWGRTGPYEVDVDIEAVHTFYYPRTMGRSGERHPVVIWGNGTGAVPGVYSSLLRHWASQGFIVAAANTPTSNFAISMRAGIDVLEHRDADSSSKFHNKVDLDHIASAGHSQGGAAAVNAAVDPRVDTAIPIQPGPLTDPDLMDEPVFYLAGQRDLTVWPALVKALYRDTDHAPAVYGEVRGAGHLSSIGDGGDFRAPTTAWLRYWLLGDENARGMFFGPGCGYCVDSDLWSGWDRNAQALRIPGPVA; encoded by the coding sequence ATGCCAGGGAGAACGAGCCGTGTGTTCGGCGGTCTGCTGCTCGCCGCCGTGATGGCCGTGTGCACCGCGCCGGGCACGGCCGGTGCCGCCGCCGAGGCGGGGACCGCGGGCAGCATTCCGTCCGTCGGCACCGACTGGGGCCGCACGGGGCCGTACGAGGTGGACGTCGACATCGAGGCGGTGCACACCTTCTACTACCCCCGGACCATGGGGCGGTCGGGCGAGCGCCACCCGGTCGTCATCTGGGGCAACGGTACGGGGGCGGTGCCCGGCGTCTACAGCTCGCTGCTGCGGCACTGGGCGAGCCAGGGCTTCATCGTCGCCGCCGCCAACACCCCCACGTCGAACTTCGCGATCAGCATGCGCGCCGGGATCGACGTCCTGGAGCACCGTGACGCCGACAGTTCCAGCAAGTTCCACAACAAGGTCGACCTCGACCACATCGCCTCCGCCGGTCACTCGCAGGGCGGAGCCGCCGCCGTCAACGCGGCCGTCGACCCTCGGGTCGACACGGCGATCCCGATCCAGCCCGGTCCGCTGACCGACCCGGATCTGATGGACGAGCCCGTCTTCTACCTGGCCGGCCAGCGTGACCTGACGGTGTGGCCGGCCCTGGTGAAGGCCCTGTACCGGGACACCGACCACGCCCCCGCCGTGTACGGCGAGGTCCGCGGTGCCGGGCACCTCAGCTCCATCGGCGACGGTGGGGACTTCCGGGCCCCGACCACCGCCTGGCTGCGCTACTGGCTGCTCGGCGACGAGAACGCGCGGGGGATGTTCTTCGGTCCGGGGTGCGGCTACTGCGTCGACAGTGACCTGTGGTCCGGTTGGGATCGCAACGCCCAGGCCCTGCGGATTCCCGGGCCGGTCGCCTGA
- a CDS encoding HAAS signaling domain-containing protein, translated as MNATDQHPLVATYLDAVARETAELPAERRAELLADLREHIEVSGAEGDDQVRAVLAGLGEPRTVAASALAEEAPAGRAPVSGAGKVRLTAILLGASGVLLLLNPWVGAVVLIAALVLLWGAPRWTGRQKALGTAAGVAVPVAVLLGVLLGDASRIGIVELLLMLVFSLVVPLLGAVLLLRAARR; from the coding sequence ATGAACGCCACCGACCAGCACCCGCTCGTCGCCACCTACCTCGACGCCGTCGCACGCGAGACGGCGGAGCTGCCCGCCGAGCGCCGGGCCGAACTCCTCGCGGACCTCCGCGAGCACATCGAGGTCAGCGGCGCGGAGGGCGACGACCAGGTCCGCGCCGTCCTCGCCGGGCTCGGCGAGCCCCGTACCGTGGCCGCCTCCGCGCTCGCCGAGGAGGCCCCGGCCGGACGGGCGCCCGTGTCCGGAGCCGGAAAGGTCAGGCTGACCGCGATCCTGCTGGGAGCCTCGGGAGTGCTCCTGCTGCTCAACCCGTGGGTCGGGGCCGTCGTACTGATCGCCGCCCTGGTGCTGCTCTGGGGCGCACCGCGGTGGACCGGCCGCCAGAAGGCCCTGGGGACCGCAGCGGGCGTGGCGGTGCCGGTCGCCGTCCTCCTGGGCGTACTGCTCGGGGACGCGTCCCGGATCGGGATCGTGGAGCTCCTGCTGATGCTCGTGTTCTCGCTGGTCGTCCCGCTCCTCGGCGCCGTCCTGCTGCTGCGGGCCGCACGCCGCTGA
- a CDS encoding PadR family transcriptional regulator — MVPGNAMNEAGDRVPSQLRKGVLEYCVLALLRDEPKYGVELVAELSAVSVMTTSQGTIYPLLSRLRREGLVATELRDSPSGPPRRYYTLTGVGRASLAEFAQAWPLFRDAVDHFLTDPQGDSA, encoded by the coding sequence ATGGTTCCTGGTAACGCAATGAACGAGGCGGGCGACAGGGTCCCCAGCCAGCTCCGCAAGGGAGTGCTGGAGTACTGCGTCCTCGCGCTGCTCAGGGACGAGCCGAAGTACGGCGTCGAGCTCGTCGCCGAACTCTCCGCGGTCAGCGTGATGACCACCAGTCAGGGCACGATCTACCCCCTGCTGTCACGCCTGCGCCGCGAAGGGCTCGTCGCGACCGAGCTGCGCGACTCCCCCAGCGGACCGCCGCGCCGCTACTACACGCTGACGGGCGTCGGCCGGGCCTCCCTCGCCGAGTTCGCCCAGGCTTGGCCGCTGTTCAGGGACGCCGTCGATCACTTCCTCACCGACCCACAGGGGGATTCCGCATGA
- a CDS encoding glycoside hydrolase family 3 protein, whose amino-acid sequence MPPARPRRTVSAAVVAATAVLTGLLTGGLPSAAAQEPAPRAVDRFEGEVPFASPPAEGLFTWGNATESHPTLELRERADAPEGGKVLEGRYDISGWGGFTHDFAFDRPAHDWTAYKGIRFWWYGQNTAPLPPGSGKRIALELKDGGANGEASELWTTSFTDDWEGWHLVEIPFAEFQYRTDYQPVGGIDQVLGLDRMWGYAVTLPTGGPGAFALDGVELYGTAEPALNTKVVTRSVVHPVDEGGTATVDVSVATTGSGPTGEPVTVAYTTESGGSEPGGAEPGKDYRPVTGSVVFPAGTPSGTTRSIAVQTLEDGAAEAAETIPLRLTVDGAKAPAENPLVVVNAHGLPYLDTRLPVRKRVADLLSRMSLAEKVGQMTQAERNALRAPGDIAGYALGSLLSGGGSVPTPNTPAAWAAMVDAYQLRAQATRHQIPLIYGVDAVHGHNNVIGATIMPHNIGIGAGRDPELAARTGAVTAKEVRATGVPWDFAPCLCVTRDERWGRSYEAFGEDPALVTAMETVINGMQGARNGKDLDRNDKVLTSAKHFVGDGGTAFGSSTTGSYTTDQGVTKVTRAELEAVHLAPFAEAVERGTGTVMPSYSSLDVLGDEQGPVKMHANAEMINGVLKDRMGFEGFVISDWQAIDQIPGDYPSDVRTSINAGLDMIMVPTNYQEFTRTLTSEVGAGRIPTARIDDAVARVLTQKFRLGLFEKPYADTTNLPSIGSAEHRAVAREAVAKSQVLLRNEGSVLPLKPSQKVYVAGSNADDLGNQAGGWTISWQGSSGRTTTGTTILEGMRKAAPGTEIGWSKDASAPTDGYDVGVVVVGETPYAEGFGDVGNGNDLELTAADKAAVDKVCAAMPCAVLVVSGRPQLLGDRLPAIDALVASWLPGTEGDGVADVLYGRRPFTGQLPVTWPKSEAQLPLNVGDSGYDPQYPYGWGLTTLTPPPSGGEPALRALRVAAKALQTIGRGDSPEGRKLVAVARQITQKRIGQNIAEASAKPFADADHLLLTGDLAGAVGKLTEAYRAAG is encoded by the coding sequence ATGCCACCCGCACGTCCCCGCAGAACGGTGAGCGCCGCCGTCGTCGCCGCGACGGCCGTCCTCACCGGTCTGCTCACCGGCGGCCTCCCGAGCGCCGCCGCCCAGGAACCCGCGCCCCGGGCCGTCGACCGGTTCGAAGGCGAGGTCCCCTTCGCGTCACCGCCCGCGGAAGGTCTGTTCACCTGGGGCAACGCCACCGAGTCGCACCCCACCCTCGAACTGAGGGAACGCGCCGACGCCCCCGAGGGCGGCAAGGTCCTCGAAGGCCGCTACGACATCAGCGGCTGGGGCGGCTTCACCCACGACTTCGCCTTCGACCGGCCGGCGCACGACTGGACCGCGTACAAGGGCATCCGGTTCTGGTGGTACGGCCAGAACACGGCGCCCCTGCCGCCCGGCTCGGGCAAGCGGATCGCCCTGGAGCTCAAGGACGGCGGGGCGAACGGCGAGGCTTCCGAGCTGTGGACGACCTCCTTCACCGACGACTGGGAGGGCTGGCACCTCGTCGAGATCCCGTTCGCGGAGTTCCAGTACCGGACCGACTACCAGCCCGTCGGCGGCATCGACCAGGTGCTCGGGCTCGACCGGATGTGGGGGTACGCGGTCACGCTCCCGACCGGCGGACCGGGGGCGTTCGCCCTGGACGGCGTCGAGCTGTACGGCACGGCGGAGCCCGCCCTGAACACCAAGGTGGTCACGAGGTCCGTCGTGCACCCCGTCGACGAGGGCGGCACCGCCACGGTCGACGTGTCGGTGGCCACCACCGGCTCCGGGCCGACCGGCGAGCCCGTCACCGTCGCCTACACGACGGAGAGCGGCGGCTCCGAACCGGGAGGGGCCGAGCCGGGGAAGGACTACCGGCCGGTCACGGGCAGCGTCGTGTTCCCCGCGGGGACGCCCTCCGGTACGACCCGCTCGATCGCCGTGCAGACCCTCGAGGACGGTGCGGCCGAGGCCGCCGAGACGATTCCGCTGCGGCTCACGGTCGACGGCGCCAAGGCGCCCGCGGAGAACCCGCTGGTCGTGGTGAACGCGCACGGCCTGCCGTACCTCGACACCAGGCTGCCGGTACGGAAGCGGGTAGCCGATCTGCTCTCCCGGATGTCCCTGGCGGAGAAGGTCGGCCAGATGACACAGGCCGAGCGCAACGCGCTGCGGGCCCCGGGCGACATCGCCGGATACGCACTCGGGTCCCTGCTCTCCGGCGGCGGCTCGGTCCCCACGCCCAACACGCCCGCGGCCTGGGCGGCGATGGTCGACGCGTACCAGCTGCGCGCGCAGGCGACCCGCCACCAGATCCCGCTGATCTACGGCGTGGACGCGGTGCACGGGCACAACAACGTCATCGGCGCGACGATCATGCCGCACAACATCGGCATCGGCGCGGGCCGTGACCCGGAGCTGGCCGCGCGGACCGGCGCGGTGACCGCGAAGGAGGTACGGGCGACCGGCGTCCCCTGGGACTTCGCCCCCTGCCTCTGCGTGACCCGCGACGAGCGCTGGGGCCGTTCCTACGAGGCCTTCGGCGAGGACCCGGCGCTGGTCACCGCGATGGAGACCGTCATCAACGGCATGCAGGGCGCGCGGAACGGCAAGGACCTCGACCGCAACGACAAGGTCCTCACCAGCGCCAAGCACTTCGTCGGCGACGGCGGGACCGCGTTCGGCTCCTCGACGACCGGTTCGTACACGACCGACCAGGGCGTCACCAAGGTGACCCGCGCGGAGCTGGAGGCCGTGCACCTGGCGCCGTTCGCGGAGGCGGTCGAACGCGGCACGGGCACCGTCATGCCCTCGTACTCCTCGCTCGACGTCCTCGGGGACGAGCAGGGTCCGGTGAAGATGCACGCCAACGCCGAGATGATCAACGGCGTCCTCAAGGACCGCATGGGGTTCGAGGGATTCGTGATCAGCGACTGGCAGGCCATCGACCAGATCCCCGGCGACTACCCCAGCGATGTGCGCACCTCGATCAACGCCGGCCTCGACATGATCATGGTGCCGACGAACTACCAGGAGTTCACCCGGACCCTCACCTCCGAGGTCGGCGCCGGCCGGATCCCCACCGCGCGGATCGACGACGCGGTGGCCCGCGTCCTGACCCAGAAGTTCCGCCTCGGTCTCTTCGAGAAGCCGTACGCGGACACCACGAACCTGCCGTCGATCGGCTCGGCCGAGCACCGCGCGGTGGCACGGGAAGCCGTGGCGAAGTCGCAGGTGCTCCTCAGGAACGAGGGCTCCGTCCTGCCGCTGAAACCTTCCCAGAAGGTGTACGTGGCCGGTTCGAACGCCGACGACCTCGGCAACCAGGCCGGCGGCTGGACCATCAGCTGGCAGGGCTCCTCCGGACGTACGACGACCGGTACGACGATCCTCGAAGGAATGCGGAAGGCCGCGCCGGGGACCGAGATCGGCTGGTCGAAGGACGCCTCCGCGCCGACCGACGGCTACGACGTCGGTGTGGTGGTGGTCGGCGAGACCCCGTACGCCGAGGGGTTCGGCGACGTGGGCAACGGCAACGACCTCGAGCTGACGGCCGCCGACAAGGCCGCGGTCGACAAGGTCTGCGCGGCGATGCCGTGCGCGGTCCTGGTCGTGTCGGGCCGCCCGCAGCTCCTCGGCGACCGGCTGCCGGCCATCGACGCCCTGGTCGCGTCCTGGCTGCCGGGCACGGAGGGCGACGGCGTCGCCGACGTCCTCTACGGCAGGCGGCCGTTCACCGGACAGCTGCCGGTGACCTGGCCGAAGTCGGAGGCCCAGCTGCCCCTCAACGTCGGTGACAGCGGCTACGACCCGCAGTACCCCTACGGTTGGGGGCTGACCACCCTCACCCCGCCGCCGTCCGGCGGGGAGCCCGCGCTGCGGGCGCTCCGGGTCGCGGCCAAGGCACTCCAGACGATCGGCCGGGGCGACTCCCCCGAGGGGCGCAAGCTCGTCGCGGTGGCGCGGCAGATCACGCAGAAGAGGATCGGCCAGAACATCGCCGAGGCATCGGCGAAGCCGTTCGCCGACGCGGACCATCTGCTGCTCACGGGGGATCTCGCGGGCGCGGTCGGGAAGCTGACCGAGGCGTACCGGGCCGCGGGCTGA
- a CDS encoding lectin, with protein sequence MRRERRAAAGLRTGRLRPLTALTAGALVAGSLVLTGPGTAQAAGERVDVWLTTTSDSGGRTVTRGLAPQTPLAFGPAGGSANHTITVDENTTYQQFEGGGASITDTTAHLLRGGAVSAATRDAVMRKLFSPTEGIGLSFVRNPIGASDLSRPGNVSLDDTCCDLGDFGANGYDTDVRLLTAQAEQLNPALRVMGVPWSAPGWMKDNGRMDQMGWLKAEYYPLYAQYLVKYVQSYQAAGVKVDYLSVQNEPNCCQAGNPTAMNYPGMSWNPAGLVEFTKNHVYPAFRAAGITTKVLVHDWNYGDYAAFGAGILNDAGVRNDPLFGGIAWHGYAGDPAVGTQVHNQYPSVKQFSTEHSGGTWIGNQHNEDMSDIVDYARNWSGSLVKWSLGLNQNMGPHNGGCGTCTGLITVQEGGARAGQVDYTVEYYTTGHLTKFVRPGAYRIASTANSTVQNVAWRNTDGSKALIAHNGGTSAQSVRVDWGSQSFTYTLPARTTATFTWSGTTGGGGTGAGTLTGLAGKCLDVAGGASADGTAVQLYGCNGTEAQRWTLAADGSVRALGKCLDVTGGSTADGAQVQLYNCNGTAAQRWTYNATTHDVVNTGANKCLDITGNSSADGTRAQIWTCTGGANQKWTHNAA encoded by the coding sequence GTGAGACGAGAGCGTCGGGCGGCTGCCGGACTCCGCACCGGCCGCCTCCGGCCGCTCACCGCGCTGACCGCCGGCGCCCTGGTCGCCGGCAGCCTGGTCCTCACCGGACCCGGCACCGCCCAGGCCGCGGGCGAGCGGGTCGACGTCTGGCTCACCACGACCTCCGACTCCGGCGGCCGTACCGTCACACGCGGTCTCGCCCCGCAGACACCCCTCGCGTTCGGCCCGGCCGGCGGCTCGGCGAACCACACGATCACCGTCGACGAGAACACCACGTACCAGCAGTTCGAGGGCGGGGGCGCGTCGATCACGGACACCACCGCCCATCTGCTGCGAGGCGGCGCCGTCAGCGCCGCCACTCGTGACGCCGTGATGCGCAAGCTGTTCTCGCCGACCGAGGGCATCGGACTGTCCTTCGTGCGCAACCCCATCGGCGCCTCGGACCTCTCCCGCCCCGGCAACGTGTCCCTCGACGACACCTGCTGCGACCTCGGCGACTTCGGCGCCAACGGCTACGACACCGACGTCCGGCTGCTGACCGCGCAGGCCGAACAGCTGAACCCCGCCCTCCGGGTCATGGGCGTGCCCTGGAGCGCGCCGGGCTGGATGAAGGACAACGGCCGGATGGACCAGATGGGCTGGCTCAAGGCGGAGTACTACCCGCTGTACGCCCAGTACCTGGTGAAGTACGTGCAGAGCTACCAGGCCGCCGGGGTGAAGGTCGACTACCTCTCCGTGCAGAACGAGCCGAACTGCTGCCAGGCCGGCAACCCGACCGCCATGAACTACCCGGGCATGAGCTGGAACCCGGCCGGGCTCGTCGAGTTCACCAAGAACCACGTCTACCCCGCCTTCCGGGCCGCGGGCATCACCACCAAGGTCCTCGTCCACGACTGGAACTACGGCGACTACGCCGCCTTCGGCGCCGGGATCCTCAACGACGCGGGCGTGCGCAACGACCCGCTGTTCGGCGGCATCGCCTGGCACGGCTATGCCGGCGACCCGGCCGTGGGCACCCAGGTCCACAACCAGTACCCGTCGGTGAAGCAGTTCAGCACCGAGCACTCGGGCGGCACCTGGATCGGGAACCAGCACAACGAGGACATGAGCGACATCGTCGACTATGCCCGAAACTGGAGCGGCAGCCTGGTCAAGTGGAGCCTCGGGCTCAACCAGAACATGGGCCCGCACAACGGCGGCTGCGGCACCTGCACCGGTCTCATCACCGTGCAGGAGGGCGGCGCCCGCGCCGGACAGGTCGACTACACGGTCGAGTACTACACGACGGGCCACCTCACCAAGTTCGTCAGGCCGGGCGCGTACCGCATCGCCTCCACCGCGAACAGCACGGTCCAGAACGTTGCCTGGCGCAACACGGACGGCTCCAAGGCGCTCATCGCCCACAACGGCGGCACCTCCGCCCAGTCCGTCCGGGTCGACTGGGGCAGCCAGTCCTTCACGTACACCCTGCCCGCCCGCACCACCGCGACCTTCACCTGGTCGGGGACGACGGGCGGTGGCGGGACCGGCGCCGGCACGCTGACCGGCCTGGCGGGCAAGTGCCTGGACGTGGCCGGCGGCGCCTCCGCCGACGGCACCGCCGTCCAGCTGTACGGCTGCAACGGGACCGAGGCGCAGCGCTGGACGCTCGCCGCCGACGGCAGTGTCCGGGCGCTCGGCAAGTGCCTCGACGTCACCGGCGGTTCGACGGCCGACGGCGCCCAGGTCCAGCTGTACAACTGCAACGGCACCGCCGCTCAGCGCTGGACGTACAACGCCACCACGCACGACGTGGTCAACACCGGCGCGAACAAGTGCCTGGACATCACCGGCAACTCCTCCGCCGACGGGACCCGTGCGCAGATCTGGACCTGCACCGGCGGGGCCAACCAGAAGTGGACCCACAACGCGGCCTGA